From the Heptranchias perlo isolate sHepPer1 chromosome 26, sHepPer1.hap1, whole genome shotgun sequence genome, one window contains:
- the LOC137342742 gene encoding prolyl endopeptidase-like isoform X2: protein MVDDYHGNKVPDPYAWLEDPNSEQTKAFVEVQNKLTMPFLEKCQVRSRLKECMTELFDYPKYSCPCRKGKRYFYFHNSGLQDQYVLYVQDSLHGEPRVFLDPNQLSEDGTVALKMMAFSDDNEYLAYGLSKSGSDWVTIKLLKVEGPEDLPDTLEKVKFSCLSWTHDGKGVIYNRYPEQEGCTDGTETTSNLHQKLYYHVLGTDQSQDILCAEFLDHPKWSGGAQVSDDGRYVWLSIREGCQPKNRVWYCDLHQLPNGITGLLPWVKLIDNFDAEYSYITNEGTVFTFRTNLDAPRYRVINIDLEQPARSQWKELIPQHQKDVLDWATCVNYKYLVLNYLKDVKDVLQLYDLATGDFLKDLPLDVGSIAGYSGRKKNTEIFYQFTSYLTPGIIYHCDLTKEILEPKVFREVEIKGFNFSEYQTVQVFYPSKDGTKIPMFIVHKKGIKRDGSHPVFLHGYGGFNHSLTPHYDVTNLIFIRHLGGVLAVANIRGGGEYGETWHQAGILGNKQNGFDDFQCAAEYLVQEGFTRKEKLTIHGGSNGGLLVGACVNQRPELFGCAVAEVAVMDMLKFHKFTIGHAWTSDYGCSDKKEEFDWLFKYSPLHNIKVPEAGVQYPAMLLLTADHDDRVVPLHSLKYIATVQHMVGRSPNQKNPLLIRIDTKSGHGAGKPTTKVIEEESDIIAFIAETLQLSWVE, encoded by the exons atg GTGGATGATTACCATGGGAATAAAGTACCTGATCCCTACGCCTGGCTCGAGGACCCCAACAGTGAGCAGACCAAG GCATTTGTTGAAGTCCAGAACAAGCTGACGATGCCTTTCCTGGAAAAGTGTCAAGTCAGGAGCAGACTGAAGGAGTGCATGACGGAACTGTTTGACTACCCCAAGTACAGCTGCCCGTGCAGGAAAGGGAAACG GTATTTTTACTTTCACAACTCTGGATTACAGGACCAGTACGTGCTTTATGTCCAGGATTCCCTGCATGGAGAGCCTCGTGTCTTCCTAGACCCCAACCAGCTATCTGAGGATGGGACCGTGGCCTTGAAAA TGATGGCGTTCTCCGATGACAATGAGTACTTGGCATACGGACTCAGCAAAAGTGGCTCCGACTGGGTCACCATCAAACTGCTAAAGGTCGAGGGTCCCGAAGATCTGCCGGACACTCTGGAAAAGGTGAAGTTCAGCTGTTTGTCCTGGACTCACGACGGAAAAGGTGTCATCTACAACCGTTACCCCGAGCAAGAGGGATGCACGGATG GCACTGAAACCACGTCCAATCTGCACCAGAAGCTCTACTACCATGTGCTTGGCACCGACCAATCACAGGACATCCTGTGCGCGGAATTCCTGGATCATCCCAAATGGTCTGGTGGAGCCCAG GTCTCTGACGATGGTCGCTACGTGTGGTTATCCATTCGAGAAGGCTGTCAGCCCAAGAACCGGGTCTGGTACTGCGATCTGCACCAGTTACCAAATGGTATAACCG GCCTCCTACCCTGGGTTAAACTGATCGACAATTTTGACGCAGAGTACAGCTACATCACGAATGAAGGAACTGTGTTCACGTTCAGAACTAACCTCGACGCCCCTCGCTACAGAGTCATCAACATCGATCTGGAGCAGCCGGCTCGGTCCCAGTGGAAGGAGCTCATTCCCCAGCACCAGAAGGACGTCTTGG ACTGGGCAACCTGCGTCAATTACAAGTACCTGGTCCTGAACTACTTAAAGGATGTGAAGGACGTCCTGCAGCTGTACGATCTTGCCACCGGAGACTTCCTCAAGGACCTCCCGCTGGACGTTGGCAGCATCGCCGGATACAGTGGGCGCAAGAAGAACACGGAAATCTTCTACCAGTTCACCTCCTACCTGACACCAG GAATCATCTACCATTGTGACCTGACTAAAGAGATTCTGGAGCCCAAGGTTTTCAGGGAGGTGGAAATCAAAGGATTCAACTTCTCCGAGTATCAGACAGTTCAG GTCTTTTACCCGAGTAAAGATGGGACTAAGATCCCAATGTTTATTGTCCATAAGAAAGGGATTAAACGAGACGGTTCCCACCCGGTGTTCCTGCATGGCTACGGAGGATTCAACCACTCGCTAACTCCACATTACGA TGTAACGAACCTGATTTTCATCAGACACCTGGGTGGGGTCCTGGCCGTGGCCAATatacgaggaggaggagagtacGGAGAAACCTGGCACCAAG CTGGGATTCTGGGTAACAAGCAGAACGGTTTTGATGATTTCCAATGCGCAGCTGAGTACCTGGTCCAGGAGGGATTCACCCGCAAAGAGAAACTCACCATCCATGGAGGCTCCAACGGGGGCCTGCTCGTGG GGGCCTGTGTGAACCAGCGGCCTGAGCTGTTTGGCTGCGCAGTCGCTGAAGTTGCAGTGATGGACATGCTCAAGTTTCACAAATTTACCATCGGCCACGCCTGGACCTCTGACTACGGCTGTTCCGATAAAAAGGAGGAGTTCGATTGGCTCTTCAA ATACTCTCCACTCCACAACATCAAGGTGCCAGAGGCAGGTGTCCAGTACCCAGCCATGCTGCTGCTGACCGCTGACCACGATGACCGAGTGGTTCCTCTTCACTCTCTGAAATACATCGCTACCGTGCAACACATGGTGGGGCGGAGCCCCAATCAGAAGAACCCTCTCCTGATCCGGATCGACACCAAATCTGGGCACGGGGCTGGAAAACCCACCACCAAGGTGATCGAGGAAGAGTCGGATATCATTGCCTTCATTGCTGAAACCTTGCAGCTGAGCTGGGTGGAGTGA
- the LOC137342742 gene encoding prolyl endopeptidase-like isoform X1 has translation MEFRYPEPERDPSRVDDYHGNKVPDPYAWLEDPNSEQTKAFVEVQNKLTMPFLEKCQVRSRLKECMTELFDYPKYSCPCRKGKRYFYFHNSGLQDQYVLYVQDSLHGEPRVFLDPNQLSEDGTVALKMMAFSDDNEYLAYGLSKSGSDWVTIKLLKVEGPEDLPDTLEKVKFSCLSWTHDGKGVIYNRYPEQEGCTDGTETTSNLHQKLYYHVLGTDQSQDILCAEFLDHPKWSGGAQVSDDGRYVWLSIREGCQPKNRVWYCDLHQLPNGITGLLPWVKLIDNFDAEYSYITNEGTVFTFRTNLDAPRYRVINIDLEQPARSQWKELIPQHQKDVLDWATCVNYKYLVLNYLKDVKDVLQLYDLATGDFLKDLPLDVGSIAGYSGRKKNTEIFYQFTSYLTPGIIYHCDLTKEILEPKVFREVEIKGFNFSEYQTVQVFYPSKDGTKIPMFIVHKKGIKRDGSHPVFLHGYGGFNHSLTPHYDVTNLIFIRHLGGVLAVANIRGGGEYGETWHQAGILGNKQNGFDDFQCAAEYLVQEGFTRKEKLTIHGGSNGGLLVGACVNQRPELFGCAVAEVAVMDMLKFHKFTIGHAWTSDYGCSDKKEEFDWLFKYSPLHNIKVPEAGVQYPAMLLLTADHDDRVVPLHSLKYIATVQHMVGRSPNQKNPLLIRIDTKSGHGAGKPTTKVIEEESDIIAFIAETLQLSWVE, from the exons ATGGAGTTCAGATACCCGGAGCCGGAGAGGGACCCGAGCAGG GTGGATGATTACCATGGGAATAAAGTACCTGATCCCTACGCCTGGCTCGAGGACCCCAACAGTGAGCAGACCAAG GCATTTGTTGAAGTCCAGAACAAGCTGACGATGCCTTTCCTGGAAAAGTGTCAAGTCAGGAGCAGACTGAAGGAGTGCATGACGGAACTGTTTGACTACCCCAAGTACAGCTGCCCGTGCAGGAAAGGGAAACG GTATTTTTACTTTCACAACTCTGGATTACAGGACCAGTACGTGCTTTATGTCCAGGATTCCCTGCATGGAGAGCCTCGTGTCTTCCTAGACCCCAACCAGCTATCTGAGGATGGGACCGTGGCCTTGAAAA TGATGGCGTTCTCCGATGACAATGAGTACTTGGCATACGGACTCAGCAAAAGTGGCTCCGACTGGGTCACCATCAAACTGCTAAAGGTCGAGGGTCCCGAAGATCTGCCGGACACTCTGGAAAAGGTGAAGTTCAGCTGTTTGTCCTGGACTCACGACGGAAAAGGTGTCATCTACAACCGTTACCCCGAGCAAGAGGGATGCACGGATG GCACTGAAACCACGTCCAATCTGCACCAGAAGCTCTACTACCATGTGCTTGGCACCGACCAATCACAGGACATCCTGTGCGCGGAATTCCTGGATCATCCCAAATGGTCTGGTGGAGCCCAG GTCTCTGACGATGGTCGCTACGTGTGGTTATCCATTCGAGAAGGCTGTCAGCCCAAGAACCGGGTCTGGTACTGCGATCTGCACCAGTTACCAAATGGTATAACCG GCCTCCTACCCTGGGTTAAACTGATCGACAATTTTGACGCAGAGTACAGCTACATCACGAATGAAGGAACTGTGTTCACGTTCAGAACTAACCTCGACGCCCCTCGCTACAGAGTCATCAACATCGATCTGGAGCAGCCGGCTCGGTCCCAGTGGAAGGAGCTCATTCCCCAGCACCAGAAGGACGTCTTGG ACTGGGCAACCTGCGTCAATTACAAGTACCTGGTCCTGAACTACTTAAAGGATGTGAAGGACGTCCTGCAGCTGTACGATCTTGCCACCGGAGACTTCCTCAAGGACCTCCCGCTGGACGTTGGCAGCATCGCCGGATACAGTGGGCGCAAGAAGAACACGGAAATCTTCTACCAGTTCACCTCCTACCTGACACCAG GAATCATCTACCATTGTGACCTGACTAAAGAGATTCTGGAGCCCAAGGTTTTCAGGGAGGTGGAAATCAAAGGATTCAACTTCTCCGAGTATCAGACAGTTCAG GTCTTTTACCCGAGTAAAGATGGGACTAAGATCCCAATGTTTATTGTCCATAAGAAAGGGATTAAACGAGACGGTTCCCACCCGGTGTTCCTGCATGGCTACGGAGGATTCAACCACTCGCTAACTCCACATTACGA TGTAACGAACCTGATTTTCATCAGACACCTGGGTGGGGTCCTGGCCGTGGCCAATatacgaggaggaggagagtacGGAGAAACCTGGCACCAAG CTGGGATTCTGGGTAACAAGCAGAACGGTTTTGATGATTTCCAATGCGCAGCTGAGTACCTGGTCCAGGAGGGATTCACCCGCAAAGAGAAACTCACCATCCATGGAGGCTCCAACGGGGGCCTGCTCGTGG GGGCCTGTGTGAACCAGCGGCCTGAGCTGTTTGGCTGCGCAGTCGCTGAAGTTGCAGTGATGGACATGCTCAAGTTTCACAAATTTACCATCGGCCACGCCTGGACCTCTGACTACGGCTGTTCCGATAAAAAGGAGGAGTTCGATTGGCTCTTCAA ATACTCTCCACTCCACAACATCAAGGTGCCAGAGGCAGGTGTCCAGTACCCAGCCATGCTGCTGCTGACCGCTGACCACGATGACCGAGTGGTTCCTCTTCACTCTCTGAAATACATCGCTACCGTGCAACACATGGTGGGGCGGAGCCCCAATCAGAAGAACCCTCTCCTGATCCGGATCGACACCAAATCTGGGCACGGGGCTGGAAAACCCACCACCAAGGTGATCGAGGAAGAGTCGGATATCATTGCCTTCATTGCTGAAACCTTGCAGCTGAGCTGGGTGGAGTGA